One window of the Saccopteryx bilineata isolate mSacBil1 chromosome 2, mSacBil1_pri_phased_curated, whole genome shotgun sequence genome contains the following:
- the PNPO gene encoding pyridoxine-5'-phosphate oxidase: MTCGLQGVTLTFGRPAQWSQYLRHLCGRGTIMDLGPMRKSYRGDREAFEETQLTSLDPMKQFAAWFEEAVQCPEIGEANAMCLATCTRDGKPSARMVLLKGFGKDGFRFFTNFESRKGKELDSNPCASLVFYWEPLNRQVRVEGSVKKLPEEEATCYFQSRPKSSQIGAVVSCQSSVIPDREYLREKNEELEKLYQEQEVPKPKYWGGYVVYPQVIEFWQGQTNRLHDRIVFRRSLLTGDAPLGPMTHRGEDDWLYERLAP, translated from the exons ATGACGTGCGGGCTGCAAGGCGTCACTTTGACGTTCGGGCGACCGGCCCAGTGGTCCCAGTACCTTCGTCACCTGTGCGGCCGCGGTACAATCATGGACCTGGGACCAATGCGCAAGAGTTACCGCGGGGACCGAGAG GCATTTGAGGAGACTCAGCTGACCTCTCTGGACCCCATGAAGCAGTTTGCTGCCTGGTTTGAAGAGGCTGTTCAGTGTCCTGAGATAGGGGAAGCCAATGCCATGTGTCTGGCTACCTGCACCAG GGATGGGAAGCCCTCTGCACGAATGGTGCTGTTGAAGGGCTTTGGCAAGGATGGCTTCCGCTTCTTCACGAACTTCGAGAGCCGAAAGGGGAAAGAGCTG gACTCTAATCCCTGTGCTTCCCTTGTCTTCTACTGGGAGCCCTTAAACCGTCAG GTGCGTGTGGAGGGCTCTGTGAAGAAGCTGCCGGAGGAGGAGGCCACGTGCTACTTCCAATCCCGCCCCAAGAGCAGCCAGATTGGGGCTGTGGTTAGTTGCCAGAGCTCCGTGATCCCTGATCGGGAG TATCTGAGAGAGAAAAACGAAGAACTAGAGAAGCTCTATCAGGAACAAGAGGTGCCAAAGCCAAAATACTG GGGTGGCTATGTCGTGTACCCACAGGTGATAGAATTCTGGCAAGGCCAAACCAACCGCCTGCATGACCGGATCGTCTTTCGGCGGAGCCTTCTGACAGGAGACGCCCCTTTGGGGCCCATGACCCACCGAGGGGAGGACGACTGGCTCTATGAGAGACTCGCTCCCTGA